The Meriones unguiculatus strain TT.TT164.6M chromosome 18, Bangor_MerUng_6.1, whole genome shotgun sequence genome segment tTGTCCTTGAACGCACCGCTtaggacaggagagatggctcaagggttcTTCCGGAGAACCTGGGTTTTCTTCCTACAATGGCAGCTAACGGCAGTCTGTAACATCTGGatcagttccagaggacccagcgtCCTCTTCAGCTCTCCGAGGGCACCGCGGACGAGCAGCGCACTGGCatagcatgcaggcaaaacacccacaggCAAAACAAAGAGGTGGAATCTTAAaaccacatatgtgtgtgtgtgtgtgtgtgtgtgtgtataatcattgattaattatttttttaaagggagggagggcactTTTTAATGAAAGCGAGGAGATGGAGAGCCAAGGGTTCTTCAGAAGAGGCACCTGGAAGGAGATCTGCTCAGAAATGAGACCAACAGAATCGTGTCATTCCCGTGAGGACCCTCTCCCGCCAGGCTTTCAAGTAAACATTCCATCTGTTGAACATTTAGCTCCAACCCTGTCCCCCAACCCCAGCCCTGGCTCCCCTCTCCACTGTTTTGGACTCTAGgtcctatttatttacttacttacttactgaCTTACTCACTTACTGATTGAttgatgtgtatgggtgttttgcctacgtgtgtgtctgtgcatctcATGCATTTCTGGTGTCcgaggagtccagaagagggtgccagatctcctgCCAGCGGAGTTAcaaatgattgtgagccatcatgtaggtgctaggattcaaacccgggtcctctggaagagtaccagtgctcttaactgctgagccatctctccagctcatctAGGTCCTTTTAAAAGATGAAATCACAACTCATTCTGGCCTCGGGGGGGATCCAAAACCTCaaaatttgtaatttatttttcatgtgaaAAATCTCATTTTAAGTACTAACAACTTGTTCAGATAATCTTAAAAATACCTAGCAACACTGCTTAGGCTAAAAGCTGGCCCCACTTGACTGGAAGTCTCTCCTTTTGCAAGGCTGGCTAACCCCTTTAATTTTACAGGCTCAGACTTGACCATGACTCCGAGAGGCCAGCCTTCCTCCGTGTGGACACTTACACACGCATGGTCACACGTGCAGATCAGGGAACAACCCAAGAGGGTGGGTTCTCTCTGTGGATTCCAGAGGTCAATCTCGGGTTGTTAGAGTTGACGGCAAGCTTCTTTGCCCAGTTCTTGACCCTCAGCTGAGCTTTCCAGCCATGCCCGGCAAAGGGATCCCCTCTCACCGACACACAGGAGACAAAGCCCTCTGTGCTCTCCTCTCACAGGTGTTTGGATTCTGGGTGTGGACGCTGGTGGCTGCTACTCATGTGGCACAACCCTTGCTGCATGGATGGGTGCTGTATGTCTCGCTCACGTCGTTTCTCATCTCCCTGATGTTCCTGATGTCCTACCTGTTTGGGTTCTACAAACGATTTGATTCCTGGAGAGTTCTGGTAAGGACCTGGGGGTTGTGCCTCCTGGACTGGCGTCCTGGGTTTGTAAGGATGGTGGGTCTCTAGGTGGGGAGGGAGAATGAAAGCCCTGGGATTAGATACCCCACAGGGAATAGATTCCCATGAAACTGAGGGTTCTTATTTTAGTGTGTTAGTTACTAAGCCAAAATGAAAACGTATTTGTAAATGTTTCCTtccattgccttccgtgttagGACTGCACTCACCTTCCTGAAGTTAAGAATATTgtctggagagagagctcagcagtaaagggcacttgttgctcttgcaaaggatccaggtttagttcctagcacccacacagaggcTTACAACCATGTGTAAACCCAGGTATAGGGGCATCTGTtgccctttcctggcctccacagacactgcatGCATCTggtacacagaaataaataaacacacacacacacactgtcacacacatacacctgtgTAGGCACAACACATACtcttaaaataaactaaaaaaaaatcttatctggctgagcatggtggtatgTACTTATAGTTCCCCAGTAACTCAGAAGCGTGAGACAGGAGGATATATTGAACCTTAGATGTTCAAGGCCAGTTGGGcaacatagaaagaccctgtctctaaaaaataattctgggctagagagatagcttagtCAGCTCCTTGCAAGAACAAGGAGCTAAGTGTGAATCTCCACAGCCTCCATAAAGCCTGGGGCAGCAGAGCACACATCTGTAAGACCAGTGCTCCTGTGGTGACCCGGGAACAGAACTTCTGACTTTCAAAGGCATCCAAGGCATATGTGCCCTACACTTCCCCAGAGGCTGCAAAATACAGACAGCCCACTGCCACCTTCACTCAAGGACTAATGAGCATTTTAGTGGCTTCAGGACGTTCCTGTTGAGTTGAAAGCGTAACACAGAGAATCAAAACTacaatcaggggctggagagatagctcagcaaggTCAAGGGCCTGCTACCAAGCCTGgcgacctgggttcaatccctggaactcacatggtggaatgAATGCACCGACTCCCACAacttaacctctgacctccacacgtgctgTGTCCCTGCCCCAACACactgacatacatacatacatacatacatacatacaaatattttaaGACAACTGAAGTCAGAAGTCAAATTCCCCTGACTCCAACATCAGCTGagcctcagtgtccttctctatgAATTGTCAATAATGCAAGCAATAATGAAATCAACTGTGAGCATTACAGAAGGCAAAGAGTATTGTCCAGACAGTGACAGGGCCAGAGAGGATCGTCGTCAGACTGAAGCTTAATGTGGTAGGCTAGTAGCGTGCATAAGGATGATTGAAGAATTCACCCAAATAGAAAAAGGCAGAAGCCAAGAACTTAAGAGATACAAAGCAGCATGCAGCAGAGAGAAACTTCAGAAGCATTTCAGAGTGTTGTGGGAGGCAGATCTACTTCAGTGTTTCATTACCGCTCTGCCCTGGAACACTTGCAGATGGGGCTTTTCATGGGTTCAGATCTTGGCTTACCATACATTTGGCATTCATCTTAATCTTGAGGTTCCATTTCCTTAAGATGAGACTGTTGTGGTTAATTTAAAGGTGTGGTCTAATAATATTTATTGTAATTATTATGGTTGTATTATCTGACCCACTTTTATAATCAATAAAATTAGAATAGCCTCATCTTACCTGGGGCAgagcagatattaaccctctaaactacctttacctCTCAGCCCCATCTCAGGCTACCTCCATAACTCCGTAAATActtgctttattcttttttttaagattttttaaaaaaaatattgctacctagcagtgtatcaaagcagatgctaagataccaaaccttgggcagagagcagggaatcatatgaaagaagaaggagttagTAAGACTGGAGAGGACgagagtgccacaaggaccaaatatatctgggcacaggggtcttttctgaaactgattctccaaccaaggaccatgcatggagataacctagaacccctgctcagatgtagcccatggcagctcagcatccaagtgggttccctagtaaggggaacagggactgtctctgacctgaactcagtggctggctctttgacctccccctcccccaccgagggaggagaagccttgctaggccacagaggaggccattgcagccagtcctgatgagacctgataagctagggtcagatggaaggggaggaggacttcccctatatttggacttagagaggggcagggaggagatgggggagggagggtgggattgggaaggaatgaaggagggggatatggctgggatataaagtaaataaacctgtaattaatataaaaaagaaaaactattttaaaatttttattgttttgtctgcacatacaccttcacgccagaagagggcaccagatctcattatagacagttgtgagccaccacgtggttgactaggaactgaactcaggacctctggaagagcagccagcgctcttaacctctgagccctctctccagccccttgcttattcttcatctgggctgcttcctccatccatgccggCCATGTGCTTCTCTCCACACTAAGCCAGGGTCGGCcctgtctcttcttcctcttcctgttgcTCTCTCACATTACTTCTGTCCCCAAAGCCTTCCAACCTTGACTTTTTATTTATCCACTCTTGTATGCTGCAGAGATATCCCATTAAAAGCACCACACAGAAGGGCAGGGGAAATGTCTTAGCGGGTAAAGTGCGTGCTGTAcaggcctgaggacctgagttgctATCCCCAGCCCCCATGGAGAAAGCCAAGCATGGTACCATTCATTTGTGACCCCTGCATTTGGTGGAGGTGGAGGGTGGAAGGACCGAGACAGAAGCATTCTTGGACTTACTTGCCAGCTGGTATAGCTAGATGTATCTCAAAAAATGAGATGTTAAGAGGctagctggggaggtggctcagtggctaggggcatttgctgctcttgcagaggaacggGGTTCAGCTCCCTGCACCCGCATCAGGCTGCTCACAActaattccagctccagaagatctgatgccctcctctggcttccacaagtCTGTTGatacacatacagacaagcaggcacacaaataaaaatgaattttaaagccacatgtctttaatcccagcactaatccaccagaggcaggggcaggcagatctctttgactctgaagccagcctggtctatgtaaagagttctaggatagccagagctatgtagtgggaccttggagaaagagagagagagagatttaagaaaaaacAATAGAGGAAGACTTCTGAATTTGACTTCTCCCCTAcaggcacagagacagagacagagacagagaggaacatTATAACGAAAGCAGCAGGGGATGggcttgcctctctctccccctcttgaGTAACACTGACCTGTGCCTCTGCTCTGCCTTTCCAGGACAGCCTGTACCACGGAACCACAGGCATCCTGTACATGAGTGCTGCTGTCCTGCAAGCACATGCCACTATCGTTTCTGAGGGCAAAGACCACAACCAATACTACATCAATGTTGCAGCCTCGGTGAGCGCTTGCCAGGTTGCTGGGTCGtgacacagacatgcacatatggAAGGCATTTATTACATTCGGTTCAATGCTGTCTTGGGTGTTTTGGACAACTGTGTCAAGATGCAATAGACTGGAGGAGGGAGCAGTGTGAGTGTATccgtgggtgtgtgggtgtgggcttGTGCAGGTGTATGCAAGCTTCAAGGACTACCTCTTGTCTTGCATTTGTTTCTCTCAGACCTGCTCTCCAGGCTTCAGAATGTTGTTCTctccccaaataaacaaaaccacatttctcttttcttgctGACATTCGCTAAAAGCTCCGGCTGCCTTGCAATGGAGCCTGAGTTGCTGGGCACAGGTAGCTATTCTGAGTCCTTTTGTTGCAGTGGCAGAAGTCCATGGAGATGGCATTCCACAGAGATGGAAGGTGAGGCAGGCACAGCAAACTGTGGAAAGGCTCAAGGTCCGGGTGATGGCACCCAGGTGGTGGTGGCCCTCTGAGCCCACCTGTCTCTTTCTCTATTGTGAAATGGTGCCCTCTTGTTGCAGAGAGCTCACAGTGAGCAACTCTACCTTGAGTGTGAAGCAGCATAATCCATGTCAATGGCTTCCAAAGGCAAAGGCTGCATTAGAGGGCACTGTCCTCAGAATAAGAGCAGAGTGCCAAACAAACACTGTGGGCCCCTGGGAAGACCAAGGCATTTCCCAGCAGCCTTTTAGCCTCTCTCATCCCTTTCCTCTTTGTAAAGGCTCCTGGACTTCCTCAAACTCATAGTCTCAAAGATGGCTTTCTGGTGCCTCCCAATCAACCCCTAGCCCCACAGGCTTTATTGCTGTCTCTTAGACACACAGACTCTTACTCAGGATCTGGATAGGGTCACCCACATCTCCTTTCCCCAAATGCCAGTCTCTCCAACAACCctcacccaacacacacaccccttctgcCCTCCCCGCTTCATACTCTCCTGGCCTTATCCCCATCTGGACTATTTGTATAGTACCTGATCACTTAGCTTCTTGCTGAAAAAATGTACCCTCTGTGAGGCAGgtgttatttacttattttcacaTTTGTGACACAGCCCCATATTTGTGACAGCTAGGCTGGTCTCAGATTTGTCATTCTCCTGATTCAGTCACCtgggtgctggcattaaaggcatgtgtcaccacgcaTGCTAGGAGCAATAACTTTTTAATGTCTTGCTTACTGCTGTAGAGAGGCTTCAAAGctattggatggatggatggatggatggatggatggatggatgatggatagatTGATCACAGATAGAGTAATGGATAATAGATCGATGGATGATGGGTGAGTGGCTGGCTggctagatggatggatggatgatagatagattaaTGGataatggatgggtggatgatggatggataagTGGCTGGCTGTATGGCCGGCcggctggctggctggatgatggatgggtgagtggatggatgggtggatggattgGTAGGTGGGTGGGAGGATGGATGCGAAGAGACAGTGAGTGAACAGGACAGTGAGGCTGGAGTGGCCTCCATCCTAAGGAGAGCCATTGTGTCATTTTATGCTCCATTTTAATTATGGTCATGTTTTCCTGATGGAACAGAAGAGTCAGAGTAGACAAGAGATGGACTGAGACCTTAAGTAGACCTAGTGAGAGATAATGGCCGAGACAAAGCAGGTGGATGTACCAAGCTAGCATAGCAGACTTTGAGGCTGACTTAGGCCTTGACACTTAGATAGAAGGAGTGAGAGAGATCTCAGGTCTCTGTCACTGGTAGCTGGAAGGGATGTGGGTCCTGCAGCTGACTGAGCTTAGTGGCGTTAGGAGATCAGCCTGAGCCATTAAGAGATGGAGAAGAACCTGAGACATTCACAGACAGGTTCTTCAAGCAGAGTTCTGGGCCAGTGAACATAACTCTGAGAGTGGCCAGAGCACAGAGGCACAACCGGGCCCAGGAAGGCAGATCAGCATGACACAGGCCCCAGCTCATGGAGGGAGAATAGCTTTGCAGCCAGGTAGAGGCCCAGCTTGCAGTTGGAGAAGGTTCAGGGACAGCACAGCTGGAAAATGTAGCCCTAGCAACGACCAAGGAGGAGCATCCCCAGAGGGTGGAATGCCTGGTGCTTGCTGCTCTCAGGCCAGGCAGGGAACACAAGGCCAGGTGGGGTCTGGAGCCCTTGAGGGTGGGCGTAGGCCCTGCACTGACCCTCTTTAAtgctccctgtcttcttccaGTTCTTCGCCTTCCTCACCACCCTGCTCTATATTTTGCACGCCTTCAGCATCTATTATCACTGAAGCGCAGGGAGGCCCAAACCCAGTGAGATTCATCTCTGAAGGGCGCGTGATCACCCACCAAAGCAGGTCTTGCCATTCCACTTCCGGGTGATGAATCCACCAAGCCACCCACGGGGTCAACAGACCATCTTTCTGGAATGTATGAGGAGACTCACTTTGGCATTTTCCTCTTTGGACATTTTTACTCCTTGTGGTGACTGTGAGAAAACTATCcggcccaccaccaccaccaaagatGACTGCCCCTCCCCCTG includes the following:
- the LOC110557940 gene encoding MAL-like protein, with the protein product MASRDAPPATSYAPPDVPSGVVALFLTIPFAFFLPELVFGFWVWTLVAATHVAQPLLHGWVLYVSLTSFLISLMFLMSYLFGFYKRFDSWRVLDSLYHGTTGILYMSAAVLQAHATIVSEGKDHNQYYINVAASFFAFLTTLLYILHAFSIYYH